One window from the genome of Streptomyces cadmiisoli encodes:
- a CDS encoding methyltransferase, translated as MTTAETAPPPSMRLRELVFGAACAAALRAAARLGVADALGDHPMAVEDLASAVKTEPKPLRRLLRAMACYGVFAERHDGTFEHTDMSRLLREDDPNSLRYITLWCTEPWTWDAWPKLDEAVRTGHNVVEGLYGKEFFEYLNEDAPESAVVFNRAMTTSSMQSARDVAQCLDLSGASSIADIGGGQGHVVASLLEKYPSLHGTLLDLPRVVENADPRLRPGGELANRVHIVPGDCRVDIPVRADVYIIKNILEWDDESTARTLRNVIHAGGPGARVVVIENLVDDSPSMRFSSAMDLLLLLNVGGAKHTRDSMVGRLTEAGLVIDEFREVNPYLHAFDCTVPA; from the coding sequence ATGACGACCGCTGAGACTGCTCCGCCGCCGTCCATGCGGCTGAGAGAGCTGGTGTTCGGGGCGGCGTGTGCCGCTGCCCTCCGCGCGGCCGCCCGGCTGGGGGTCGCCGACGCGCTGGGCGACCACCCCATGGCCGTGGAGGACCTGGCGTCCGCGGTGAAGACCGAACCCAAGCCGCTGCGCAGGCTGCTGCGTGCCATGGCCTGCTACGGCGTGTTCGCCGAACGGCACGACGGGACGTTCGAGCACACCGACATGTCCCGGCTGCTGCGCGAGGACGACCCCAACAGCCTGCGCTACATCACGCTCTGGTGCACCGAGCCGTGGACCTGGGACGCCTGGCCGAAGCTGGACGAGGCGGTGCGCACCGGCCACAACGTGGTGGAGGGCCTGTACGGGAAGGAGTTCTTCGAGTACCTCAACGAGGACGCTCCGGAATCCGCCGTCGTCTTCAACCGCGCCATGACGACCTCGAGCATGCAGTCCGCCCGGGACGTCGCACAGTGCCTGGACCTGTCGGGCGCCTCGTCGATCGCCGACATCGGAGGCGGTCAGGGGCATGTGGTGGCGAGCCTGCTGGAGAAGTACCCCTCGCTGCACGGCACCCTGCTCGACCTGCCGCGCGTGGTCGAGAACGCCGATCCACGCCTGCGCCCGGGCGGCGAACTCGCCAACCGGGTGCACATCGTCCCCGGCGACTGCCGCGTGGACATCCCGGTCCGGGCCGATGTGTACATCATCAAGAACATCCTGGAATGGGACGACGAGAGCACCGCCCGCACCCTGCGCAACGTCATCCACGCGGGCGGCCCCGGCGCACGGGTCGTGGTCATCGAGAACCTGGTCGACGACTCGCCGTCGATGAGGTTCAGCAGCGCCATGGACCTGCTGCTGCTCCTCAACGTCGGCGGAGCGAAGCACACCCGGGACAGCATGGTCGGCCGGCTGACCGAAGCGGGTCTGGTCATCGACGAGTTCCGCGAGGTCAACCCCTACCTGCACGCGTTCGACTGCACCGTGCCCGCCTGA
- a CDS encoding right-handed parallel beta-helix repeat-containing protein encodes MMKSQLAYLACAAAVIGTTLGAAPPDAIHRTHLVHAGQSIQKAVDAAQTGDTVLVAPGTYRESVKVTTPGLTLRGMGRSTVIEPATQSAGNSCATAGNGICVVGTKDNMLKGVTIASLTVAGFAKSGVSAVATDQLTVRNVTAVRNGVWGIAEEHSVRSVFRGNTARDNGDAGLFLANTITDEAGALDTRGTVVEANRLSGNRIGVTVRRLRNLVVERNLVTGNCAAVFVVGDENKPKAGDLAVRDNHIEQNNKFCPKTERLPFLQGSGIVLTGAEKTLVTGNVVKDNIGASPLSGGIVVFQSMVGVTSEDNRISDNELEGNAPADLVNTDSGKGNTFANNSCWASKPTGMC; translated from the coding sequence ATGATGAAAAGCCAACTCGCGTACTTGGCATGCGCGGCAGCCGTCATCGGTACGACCCTCGGCGCCGCACCACCGGACGCCATCCACCGGACCCATCTGGTCCATGCGGGGCAGTCGATCCAGAAGGCCGTGGACGCCGCCCAGACGGGCGACACCGTTCTGGTGGCCCCCGGCACCTACCGCGAGAGCGTCAAGGTGACCACGCCCGGCCTGACCCTGCGCGGCATGGGCCGGAGCACGGTGATCGAGCCGGCCACGCAGAGCGCCGGCAACAGCTGTGCCACGGCCGGCAACGGCATCTGCGTGGTGGGCACGAAGGACAACATGCTCAAGGGCGTCACGATCGCCTCCCTGACCGTGGCCGGCTTCGCCAAGTCAGGTGTGTCGGCGGTCGCGACGGACCAGCTGACCGTGCGCAACGTGACGGCCGTGCGCAATGGCGTGTGGGGCATCGCCGAGGAGCACTCGGTGCGCAGCGTGTTCCGCGGGAACACCGCCCGGGACAACGGCGACGCGGGTTTGTTCCTCGCCAACACGATCACCGATGAGGCCGGGGCGCTGGACACGCGGGGAACCGTGGTCGAGGCCAACCGGTTGTCGGGCAACCGCATCGGTGTCACCGTCCGCCGCCTGCGGAACCTGGTCGTCGAGCGCAACCTCGTCACCGGCAACTGCGCGGCCGTGTTCGTCGTCGGCGATGAGAACAAGCCGAAGGCCGGTGACCTCGCCGTCCGCGACAACCACATCGAGCAGAACAACAAGTTCTGCCCGAAGACCGAGCGGCTGCCGTTCCTCCAGGGCTCGGGCATCGTCCTGACCGGCGCCGAGAAGACCCTGGTCACGGGGAACGTCGTCAAGGACAACATCGGAGCGTCCCCGCTGTCGGGCGGCATCGTCGTCTTCCAGAGCATGGTCGGCGTCACCAGCGAGGACAACCGGATCAGCGACAACGAGCTGGAGGGCAACGCCCCGGCCGACCTCGTGAACACCGACAGCGGCAAGGGCAACACCTTCGCGAACAACTCCTGCTGGGCGTCCAAGCCCACGGGAATGTGCTGA